One region of Armigeres subalbatus isolate Guangzhou_Male chromosome 3, GZ_Asu_2, whole genome shotgun sequence genomic DNA includes:
- the LOC134227493 gene encoding uncharacterized protein LOC134227493 yields the protein MKNLLIIGFGLCLLGVTLANPQLLTNIGNTLSSLLGTLLGQLTNVTSLLNSALSNVVTTSNTALNTALSEALTAVSNAQSTVSGLVGNAFSLIGSIVNPNLNTAVNQLSAALNNVNAIVNQIVAAGASVSSTLVTELNNAVANVTTLTTSVTSLSSSLLGSLLGKK from the exons atgaaaaacttGCTGATCATCGGTTTTGGCCTGTGCCTTTTGGGG GTCACTCTTGCCAACCCGCAATTGCTTACGAACATTGGCAACACACTATCCAGCTTGCTCGGCACTCTGCTGGGCCAACTGACGAACGTAACAAGCTTGCTTAACAGTGCTTTGAGCAATGTTGTCACTACCTCCAACACTGCTTTGAATACGGCTCTGAGTGAAGCTCTAACGGCTGTTAGTAATGCCCAATCGACTGTATCCGGTCTCGTTGGCAACGCGTTTTCTTTAATCGGATCCATTGTAAACCCGAATCTCAACACAGCCGTCAACCAATTGTCGGCCGCTCTTAACAACGTGAACGCCATCGTTAACCAAATCGTCGCTGCTGGAGCTTCAGTATCAAGCACTCTGGTTACCGAACTGAACAATGCCGTCGCTAACGTAACCACTCTCACAACATCCGTCACATCACTAAGCAGCTCGCTGTTGGGCTCCCTGTTGGGAAAGAAATAA
- the LOC134221533 gene encoding uncharacterized protein LOC134221533 isoform X2, protein MKNLLIIGFGLCLLGATLANPQLLTNIGNTLSSLLGTLLGQLSTLTNLLNSTLSNVVTTSNAALATALSEAQTAVNSAQSTVSGLVGNAFSLIGSVVNPNLNTAVNQLSAALDNVNTIVSQIVAAGASVSDTLVTELNNAVANVTALTTSVASLSSSLLGSLLGKK, encoded by the exons ATGAAAAACTTGCTGATCATCGGTTTTGGCCTGTGCCTTTTGGGG GCCACTCTTGCCAATCCACAATTGCTTACGAACATTGGCAACACTCTATCCAGCTTGCTCGGCACTCTGCTAGGACAACTGTCTACTCTAACCAACTTGCTCAACAGTACTTTGAGCAATGTTGTCACTACCTCTAACGCTGCTTTGGCTACGGCTCTGAGTGAAGCTCAAACGGCTGTTAATAGTGCCCAATCGACTGTATCCGGCCTCGTTGGTAACGCTTTTTCTTTAATCGGTTCCGTTGTAAACCCAAATCTCAACACAGCCGTCAACCAACTGTCGGCCGCTCTTGACAACGTGAACACCATCGTTAGCCAAATTGTCGCTGCTGGAGCTTCGGTATCAGACACTCTGGTCACCGAGCTGAACAATGCCGTCGCTAACGTAACCGCTCTCACAACGTCCGTCGCATCACTAAGCAGCTCGCTGTTGGGCTCCTTGTTGGGTAAGAAATAA
- the LOC134221535 gene encoding uncharacterized protein LOC134221535 yields MKNLLIIGFGICLLGATLAHPQLLTNIGNTLSSLLGTLLGQLSTLTNLLNSTLSNVVTTSNAALATALSEAQTAVNSAQSTVSGLVGSAFSLIGSVVNPNLNAAVNQLSAALDNVNAIVNQIVAAGASVSSTLVTELNNAVADVTALTTSVASLSSSLLGSLLGKK; encoded by the exons ATGAAAAACTTGCTGATCATTGGTTTTGGCATTTGCCTTTTGGGG GCTACTCTTGCCCATCCACAATTGCTTACGAACATTGGCAACACTCTATCCAGCTTGCTCGGCACTCTGCTAGGACAACTGTCTACTCTAACCAACTTGCTCAACAGTACTTTGAGCAATGTTGTCACTACCTCTAACGCTGCTTTGGCTACGGCTCTGAGTGAAGCTCAAACGGCGGTTAATAGTGCCCAATCGACTGTATCCGGCCTCGTTGGTAGCGCATTTTCTTTAATCGGTTCCGTTGTAAACCCAAATCTCAACGCAGCCGTCAACCAATTGTCGGCCGCTCTTGACAACGTGAACGCCATCGTTAACCAAATCGTCGCTGCTGGAGCTTCAGTATCAAGCACTCTGGTTACCGAGCTGAACAATGCCGTTGCTGACGTTACCGCTCTCACAACGTCCGTCGCATCACTTAGCAGCTCGCTGTTGGGCTCCCTGTTGGGTAAGAAATAA